The DNA region CGACCGTGCCGCCGAGGACCAGCGGGCCCCACAGCTGCTTGACGGAGGCGTCGAAGACCGGCGCCGCGGTCGCGGGGAGCACGGTGTCCGGGCCGATGATGCCCACGTCGGCGAGCCAGCCGAGATAGTTGACGACGTTGCGGTGGGTGACGGCGACGGGCTTGGGCCGCCCGGTGGAGCCGGAGGTGAACAGGAGGTAGGCGAGGTTGTCGGGGGCCGCGGGGCCGTCCTTGGCCGCCACGGCTCCGGCTTCCTCATCGACGGAGCCGAGGTCGTCGGCACCGAGGACGACGACGTCAAGGCTGCGGCCGACGCCGCCCCCGCCCTTGCCCGCGCCCTCGCTGCCGCTCTCGCCGAGCAGGGCCGCCGTGTCCGCCGTGGCGACGCACGTGCGGACGGACGCGTCGCCGAGGAGCCCGGCGATCCGGTCGGCCGGGTCGGCCGGGTCGACGACCAGGTACGCGGCTCCGGCGCGCAGCACGGCGAGCTGGGTCACGAGGCGGGCCACGGGGTCCGGCACGAGCACGGCGACGGCCGCTTCCGGTCCCACGTCGAGGCGGGCCGACAACCGGTCTGCGGCCGAAAGGAGTTGACGGTAGGTCAGCTCACGGTCGGCGCAGCGCACCGCGGTCGCGTCGGGGGTGCGTCCGGCGGCGCGGACGATCAGGTCGGGCAGGGTGGACTCCCGCCAGTCGGCGGCCGTCGGCGACACCGGCGCCGCGAGGGGTGCGGCGGCGGGGCCGAGCACCGTCCGGCCGATCCTGGTCCCCGGCTCCCGCACGCCCTGCTCCACGACGGCGGCCAGGGCGTCCAGGAGCCGGTCGGCCACCGGGCCGCCGAGCCCGGCCGCGGCGGCGCCGTCCAGGCGGACCTCGACGCGGTCGCCGTGGCGCACGGCGGCGAGGCGCAGCGCGGGGCCGGTGCCCACGGCCGCGAGCGACTCCACGGACCAGCCGCCGACCCGCTCGGGCACCTGCGCGTACGAGAAGGCGAGCGGCCCGCTCACGGCGGACAGGTCGCTGATCAGCTCGACGCTCTCGCGCTGCTCGGCCCGCGCCGCGCGCACCGCGGACACCACGTCCGCGAGGGTGCGGCCGGAGCCGAACGCGTACCGCAGGCCCGGCCACGCGCTCAACGGGCCGAGTGAGGACTGGAGTTGGGGCACCTCGCGCAGGCCGGTGCGCACCCGCACGGTGAGCGTCTCGGCGCCGCCGAAGCGGTGCAGGACCACGAGCCAGGCGGCCAGGAGCAGCGCCTCCGCCTCGGCCGCGGGGAAAGCGTCGGCGGGGAGGGTGAAGGAGCGGACGGAGTCGGCCGCGGCTCGGCCGTCCTCGGCCGCCGTGCCGGACGGGGTCGCCGCACCGGCCATCGGGGCCAGCGAGCGCACCCGCGCCACCGCGTCGCCCGTCTCGTCCGCGGCGTCGGCGCCGCCGTGCGCGGACTCCTGGTTCGCGCGGGCGGCGGCCGCCTCGGGCTCGGCGAGCATGTCGTGCAGCCATTCGGCGACGTCGGCGTACTGCAGGGGCTCGCCATCGGCCGGACCCGTGCCGTCGCCGGTGGTCGCCCCGGCCAGCTCGCGCTCCAGTTCGGACGCGAGGAGCAGCAGGCCCTCGGGGTCCAGGACGTGCGCGGAGGCGGCGAGTTGGATCCGGCCGCCGGGGCCCGCGAGGGCGGACCAGGGCCGGGCGGGCGCGGCCTCCGCGGCGCCGTCGGCACCGGCTCCGGCTCCGGTGGGCTCGGGGAGCTCACCGGCGAACACGTGCTGCGTGGGCGCGCCGCCCGCAGCGGAGGCCACCAGCGCGGTGCGCAGCACCTCGTGCCGCAGCGTGAGGGCGGCGACGGCGGCGGCCAGGCGCCCCTGCGGCACGGTGGCCGGGGCCCGGAGCACGAGGGTCGTCACCGTGTCGTCGCCGGTGGCGTCGTGCTGCTGTGGCCCCGCGCGGAAGATCTCCGCCGCGGGCGCGGCCGTCCCGGCCGCTGTCGCTGTCGTCGTGGTCGTCGTGGTCACCGTCTGTCCCCCTGTGTCTGCGTGGTGGTGCCGTCCTGCGCGTCGGCGCCGCTCGGCGCGGGCCGGGTCTCCAGGTCGTGCCAGGTCGCCGCGCCCGCCATGGCGACGCGGATCTGCCGCTTGCCGGTGAAGGGCGCCCGGCCGTGCGAGGCCAGCAGGTTGTCGACGACGAGGACGTCGCCGAGCTGCCAGTCGAAGGCCGTGGACTCGGCGTCGAACGCGCCTCGGATCGCGTCGAGGTCGGCGCGGCTGAACTCGCTGCCGTCGCCGGCCCTGGTGGTCTTGGGCACCCGCTCGGGGCCGACCTGGCTGAGCAGTTCGGCGGCGAGCTCGTCGCCGAGCGTGCTCAGGTGGAAGCTGGTGGCCTGGTTGAACCAGACCCACTCGCCGGTGACCGGGTGCCGGGCGACCGCGGGCCGCAGCGCCTCGGTGCGCAGGTGGTTGTCGGCGACGCGCTCCACGCGCACCCTGGTCTGCTCGGCGTAGGCGTCAAGGCCGCTCTCGTCGCAGCCGAGGGCCTCCTGCCAGGGGATGCCGACGCCCGGCGTGTAGTTGCGCACGTACCGCACGCCGTGCTCCTCGACGCGGGCCACCAGGTCGGCGGGCAGCCGACCGAGCACCTTGCGGGAGTCGGCGAGCGGGGTCTGGCCGCCGGTCTCCGCGGGCAGCGCGCAGGAGAAGCCGAGGACGCGCGGCCAACTCCAGCTGTAGCAGGCTTCGTTGTGCATCTCGATGGTCTGGTCGGCGGGGTACTCGGTGGAGGAGTAGATGCCGTCGCCGAGGTCGCTGCGCGGCGTGGCGCCGTCCTGGTAGGCGAGCGCGCCGTCACCGGCGACGGCCTCCACGACGGGGCGCAGCGCGTCGGCGCCCTCGTCGAAGCCGCGGAAGAGCACCGCGCCGTGCTCGTGCAGCCGCGTCCGCACGAGCTCCGCGTTGGCCCGCACCCACACGGTCAGCGGGACACCGGGCCGCTGCGGGGTGGCGAGCACGGGCAGGGCCGCGGGCTCCAGCGGGCCGAAGGCGACGACTGACGCGTCCGTCAGGGACCGTCGCCTGACCGGCTCCTGGGGCATGCGGGACGTACGAAGGGACATGGGTGCTCCGTTTGCTTGTCGGTATGGCTCGCGGGGACACAGGCGTGTCCGGGCAGGCGGGTTCGGACCGGCCGCCGGCGAGCGGCCCTCCGGAGTGGTGCGGTGGTTCGGTGCTCGTGCGCTGCTCGGTGCGGCGCTACGCGGTGCGGTGCTCTGCCGGGCCGGCGTGAGTCGGGCCGTGCAGTGCCGTGCCGAGCTGTGCGTGCTGAGCGTGGGCGGTGCGTGCGTGCTGCGCTGTGCGTGGCGTGCGGTGTGTGCGTGCTGTGCGGTGCCGGGCCGTGGTGCGGCCGTGGCCTGGCTCAGGCGCGGGTCCGGGCGCCGGGGCCGAGCCGGGCGGCCCGCCGGGCGCGGCCCGCGGCGCGTTCGCCGCGGGCCCGCTCGGCGAGCGCGGTGCGGACCTCGCCGACGGTCGCGGCGTTGTCGGCGAGCGCCGTCAGGGCGCGGCACAGCTGGTCGGCGAGGGCGGCGGCCCGCTCGGTGGGGACACGGACGGTGTCGTGGTTGAGCGCGATGACGAGCCGGTCCCCTTCGGGGGCGGCGGAGACGGTGACGGGCAGTTCGGTCTGTTCGAGCGCCTCGGACCGGGTCACCGACAGGCCGGGAAGTCCCGTGCCGAGGTCGGCGAAGGGGAAGTTGGCCACG from Streptomyces flavofungini includes:
- a CDS encoding amino acid adenylation domain-containing protein, translated to MTTTTTTTATAAGTAAPAAEIFRAGPQQHDATGDDTVTTLVLRAPATVPQGRLAAAVAALTLRHEVLRTALVASAAGGAPTQHVFAGELPEPTGAGAGADGAAEAAPARPWSALAGPGGRIQLAASAHVLDPEGLLLLASELERELAGATTGDGTGPADGEPLQYADVAEWLHDMLAEPEAAAARANQESAHGGADAADETGDAVARVRSLAPMAGAATPSGTAAEDGRAAADSVRSFTLPADAFPAAEAEALLLAAWLVVLHRFGGAETLTVRVRTGLREVPQLQSSLGPLSAWPGLRYAFGSGRTLADVVSAVRAARAEQRESVELISDLSAVSGPLAFSYAQVPERVGGWSVESLAAVGTGPALRLAAVRHGDRVEVRLDGAAAAGLGGPVADRLLDALAAVVEQGVREPGTRIGRTVLGPAAAPLAAPVSPTAADWRESTLPDLIVRAAGRTPDATAVRCADRELTYRQLLSAADRLSARLDVGPEAAVAVLVPDPVARLVTQLAVLRAGAAYLVVDPADPADRIAGLLGDASVRTCVATADTAALLGESGSEGAGKGGGGVGRSLDVVVLGADDLGSVDEEAGAVAAKDGPAAPDNLAYLLFTSGSTGRPKPVAVTHRNVVNYLGWLADVGIIGPDTVLPATAAPVFDASVKQLWGPLVLGGTVVLPPAGQRPAETLAAAVSGADATTVTTVNTVPRLWDETLRALESADSTARPGESALDVLLGGEALTADLVARTYRLLPKARLWNLYGPSEATANATAGIVGADGRVSLGGPVGGTTLHVLDEALMPVAPGVIGELYVGGAGVTRGYAGRGGRTAERYPPDPFASEPGARLYRTGDLVRIGADGLPEFCGRADGQLKVRGYRVEPGEVEAVLLRHPGVRAAVVDARDSRLVAWLVPGPDGAPTVAELREHCAAVLPAYLVPGLFVALDQVPLTPQGKTDRRALPDPADGHLERGGEFTAPRTPVEMVVAEIWRTVLGVERVGAHDSFFALGGDSIRAMHTVAQVRDLMGTELPLQDLLTAPTVADQANLLLAHDQDGAVREFAEAFAALDPADDPEAPTAGPAHDVPKEQS
- a CDS encoding TauD/TfdA family dioxygenase, with translation MSLRTSRMPQEPVRRRSLTDASVVAFGPLEPAALPVLATPQRPGVPLTVWVRANAELVRTRLHEHGAVLFRGFDEGADALRPVVEAVAGDGALAYQDGATPRSDLGDGIYSSTEYPADQTIEMHNEACYSWSWPRVLGFSCALPAETGGQTPLADSRKVLGRLPADLVARVEEHGVRYVRNYTPGVGIPWQEALGCDESGLDAYAEQTRVRVERVADNHLRTEALRPAVARHPVTGEWVWFNQATSFHLSTLGDELAAELLSQVGPERVPKTTRAGDGSEFSRADLDAIRGAFDAESTAFDWQLGDVLVVDNLLASHGRAPFTGKRQIRVAMAGAATWHDLETRPAPSGADAQDGTTTQTQGDRR